The nucleotide sequence CACAATGTGAGGAACTAACAATTTGACAATAGACATGTtaaacagcagttaaataaTTAAACCTTTTTGCAAACATATTTCAAGCAGTTTTTGCTCAACTACGATCAACCTGCATACAGATCTTATATTTGCTGATGAATTTATGAATTTGTCAATAAAAGTAAAAGACATTCTGCCTAGTCTAGAGGGAAAGGCAAGGCCCACCTTTTGAAAATACCTCTAGTGTGCATACTTTCCATGTCCCATACCAAAGCAGCAATCTTTTCCAAATGATCATAGCAATACAGCAAGATGAAGCGAATAACGAAAGCAAGTGTACAGTTTACAATATGTATTCAGTGCCCCTCCCTGTAAGTCGCTGAAAGCAGAACATAATTGGAAACAATCAGGATTTTTAAAATCACTTTTTCTTTAGTACCATTAATGTATAATAACCATGCCCTCTGAGCTCTTATATTTGTGGTTACTGTTTAGTGATTGTTTGAATTGAGACAACATATTTGTTCAAACTGACCTAATCTGATACCTTAATCATACTGTAGATGTTGATGTgtacataataataatgataaaaatgTCTGTGATAAGGACCGACTATAAATGTACCCTGATCATGTACTATGcttgataaaaaataatctgacatttgatatttttgtctttattgtTTCGTTTATCTTTTCTGTCTTGGCTCCATAAATCACTGGATTTAATATGGGAGCAAGTATTAAGAAATAGAGAGACAGTATGACTCTGACTGTGTATGGAACGTGAGTCAAGTCAAATCTACTCTGAAACAATTCAAATGCACATCCAATAAAAAAGCTGGTTATTGATACAATATGTGGCATGCATGTATTCATTAATTTTGTTCGCCCTTTTCTTGTCAGCTGAAGACATATGAAAATGATTCGTATATACGAATAAATGATGATAAAAAATGGCAGTAACACAGAATAAAATGTCACAATTGTACTATATATGTTGTTGCTTGTAGAGTCTGAACATGCCAGTTTCACAACAGAGTAGTTGTCACAATAAATCTTTTCAATTACATTCCCACATATTTGTAGACTTGCAGTGATTGAGAGGGTAATGGCAGCTCGACTAAATGGAATTAACCAAATTAAAATTATGCATATCATGACATTTAAAGGGGACATTAATTTCCCATAGGTTAGAGGGAAGCATATGGAAATGTATCGATCATAAGCCATCATCATTAAATTCATGATTTCACATCCTCCATAGGtattaaaagaaaatatttggACTAAACAGCCAATCCAGGATATCTGAAATGTTCCTGTGATAATATTTGCTACAACAAAAGGTGCCAGACTAGAACCACCATACAAGTTAATACATGCTAAATTACAAATAAGTATATACATAGGTTTATGTAAAGATCTCTCCATACTTATTACATAAATTATTAAAAGGTTAGCAAATATAATGACAGGGTACAATAAAGTCAAAATAGCAGCAAAAATGAATCTTTGGTTATGTATTCTCTTGTATGCTTCTAATGTGAAAGTTACATTCAACATTGTTCAAATATCCAATGCAAGCGTACAATATTTTTAGACCTGTCAGAGAAATACAAAACTGGTTATTAACATATGTATTCATACTTTCACATTTTAAAGCATATtgttacattttttgttttcctttgagAAACAATAAATACAAAGTTATCATCTATAGTTATTTAAATTATGGTGTGAAATACCTGGTCTTATCGAATATCCAATTCAGAGATAAATCTACAAAACTCCTGCTCTATCCTAATTGATGATGTTGAATGATCATCTTCATATAGCCTTCATCATGCTGCTCTTCTCCCAAGAGAGAATGGGTCAGTGAGGTTGGTTTCTCATTTCACATTTGACTTTTCTATTGTTTATCTGGCAATTCTTACAGAACAGGGGTTGGTACAGTGGTGAATTATCTTCGATATGTAttttaatttaggcctacaaagCACTTAGCGATATAGTATTAGCCTactagcagaggtggaaaaagtacgaaaatattgtactcaagtaaaagtaccaataccttgatgaaatattactcaagtacaagttaaaataccgatctgaaaatgtacccaagtaaaagtaaaaagtagttcatttaaaatatactttaagtaaaaaagttacttagttacttttttttttttttttttttggcaccagaacaaccagttttaccaaagactttctaatgaggagatacagcactcaaaaaatcctccatagtaatgtatGGGGATAAtatgtaacgccaatatggcagttgtctccacatcatatgtctacacatatcacaacccttccgcgcaAAAGCGTCGACAAAACATTAAGCCAACATGTGAAAAATACTTTGAGCCAATCATTAAGACCAATCCCTGTTGTGATCTGCCCAAAAgcaagtgttgcaatatggcctgcCGAAATCGAGGTAAGTGCCCAAAAAAGCCTGAAAAGGacattgagaaatggagatctatgtgaaaaatcaccggagttctcctttaagtttgagcagtagttgattttcaaagttagttgcactcatccttgggtcgctttgcagtgaacagtaatccagcacaactgaaaagcccctcacaggcagctgaggcaggcaggccaatattgagttgcagagtttttttatatttggaaacgggcagaaggttcagcagattaaaggggtCGTGactgggggaaagtgggaagtatagggccccaatggaggagagggcctgtgaaaagtggaatacaggggcacaacattttcaccaggcattagtaataactcaggtaatccactcataaaaatccaaacaactccataagtagagtcatgtaatgaagtggaataacacaggggaaaagtattgaacacgctatgaaaaagcactaaggcaaggaaagggaaggaacgagctggaatctgtatagagagtagttatcctttctatctgtgcaaattaatataagcttggttagtagcctacatattaatgggctaggtttttcattaccaaggtgtcacacaagaaacatttcatgatggataaaagcaaaaagctctcccaagacctttgcaaccttattgttgcaaaacatcaaTGAAattggttacagatgcatttcaaaacatcagaatcttccagtaagcagcatgggagccattatctgcaagtggaagaaacatcactgcatcatcaaccggccatgcacaggatctcctcgcaatatttctgaccagggagtcagaaggatagtcaattccaagagccaaggaccactcagagaaagctccagaaagacttgaaggcagccaatagTAATAgcaaatagttctggaagtaactaaagatcaggattcacaagagggaccccctggaatctgtttagaacaatgggccaaaatcacacctgatactgcgactaatacgttttgtcatataggaaatgtcttgaagctgtctttacaaacaaaggcttttccacaaagtattgaagaaatttcagtaggcacgttcaatacttttttcctgtgtcattccactttaatacacaaaactcttatgtttggattttttttatatgtgtgttaatataatgtttggtgaaaatttcgaatagactcgctggaagtttaggctagttactgaaaaaaaaaaaaagcgttcaatacttatttccaccatatatttattttacctgaatattttaacttccaaattaaatgtcaaaatgaatgtcagacgaaatttaaagtttgactgactggattttgtatacaaaaagatagtgaaaactgtgtaaggtcactacactctcccttgctaaagagctaaatggtttagtccgcctgcacgattcataaggtcgtctatcttttgtttatttagttgagcatcgctagtagtggaccgctaattgttgtgctgctggtgcaatgtctttctccaagaaagccaagtcaggttactaaaaacaaaggccaaaacaggaaaaagagagacatcaaaatgaggggaaacaacaactgctaataaacttctttccaaagaaaggtgagcacaaacgtcaaaacacgaaatcccatggtgtttgcttaaatatctccgcaatcattagtgctaaaatgaactgagacaaccgattggaatagcggaaaatacactttcataggttaggctaatctgatgcatctcgtgatccagctccatcactttcagaaagactgcatggcgccagcttgattcatgtcctgttgtaggctacatgctggtCATTATCaataggctagtggtttaggcaaagattgttaaggcggagctccgccttaacaaactttggtttagggcgcgatttttttctctccctttccgttttcgtcagtcttaacttttttttttttttactcaagtaacggatgggatttttgatgtagcgaagtacaatacttcactcaaaatgtaatcaagtaaaatttaaaataccgattttataaactacttaaaaaatacaaaatacacacaaaaaatactcaatacagtaacgtgagtaaatgtatttcgttactttccacctctgcctaCTAGCTATAGTCATACTACCATACTGTTGAACTTGAATCCAACAGTTCCACACTACCGTTCTTTTAGGTCGCCTTTTTACCCTATCTTTTAGGTCGCCAAAATATAGCCCTATGAATCAACTCTAGAAAATTATATTCAAAATATTAGGCTAAATTTACCCACGATGATGCAGCTGTTTTAAAGATACAGGTTTAAatgtgctctaagtgatgttggataacgtcacttctgatgacgttcaaacaaaacagagagctagctcgctactcccttccgtgcaattgaaactttcCTAAACATTGATCTCGtaggtgattggctggaatagtttgttatgtttttacagtccaggctggaccaaggTCATTTTGTTACAGTTtctggagcctgggctgtccacagagaccacgTTTTATACaatgtattcagggcacaggcagctagcgaatgatgaggtgatgtttgcagcaggggcggagtggggcactaaaatccaccgggaaaattctgacGGCAGCGGCCCGGCCAGGCACTCATACCAGGCACTTTGAGGTTTGTAGAGAACTATTAAAGTAGGccaatataggcttacatatagacagttccaacgagttccacaaaccatttatcagcctgagtggcccactaattagtcattaggctaggcctacatatcaacatGAGACTAGCTTGTGCTAGTTTCCGCCTAGCAATAACGTCAATTCTTTAGCTCcgctaacctttctctctgccttccatccatgTAACAGCAAGCAACCACGCAAATCCGTCGACTGTCAAAAATCTTGTAGTATTCCTCGAACTTGATCGCttgtagggtcatgccattagacgaggGGGCTGCTCATTTATTcccctacatttctgtaaatagacttgacctgcaatcggttcattggataaaccagaaacacatcCCCCAGtcccaggaggctttgctccattctagcctaggcctacgttaataatgagtgtgcagggtaaccatgaatgacctatagacagtgagagagtggtataaatattggttagacttcttaaaacacacacacacacaggagagagagggggaataggGCTGAAGCTTACAGGTGGGAGGCTAGTGGCGCAAGCAGTGGGTATCCATGAAAAGCACCCCAATCACACGTgcagagttcacacacacacagcaatagaGATGGCCACATGTGGGGGACACACAGCCACTGCACACCCAAGGGGACCCACCACTGCAAGGGCACCGCTCCCACTGGCAGCCCTCAGCGCCTAAACAGAGAGGGGACAGGTAGAAGTTAACCAcagatatccacacacacaacacacaaattgCAGTACCCGGGCGGCTAGTTGACCACCCGTGTTAGGGCCCGGAGTTGTATAAGGGCTAATAGTGTATTATAGtgttaacaaacacacaataaacaaaaaCGAACCACcagaaataaacaaaacaacaaccagACAATACACAGTAAGAAACCAGGAATGAAGTTGCCACACTGAGGCTCAGCAACTCCTAAAGGTCTCCATCAGTGTGGACAAATTAAGACAACAAGAGTTTAACACAAAAAGCCAATCCCAAAACAAATAGGCCAATCCCTTGGATATCAACAGCAGTAGACAGGCCTCCAGACAAgggtttacagaaacacaaacGACTAAACACTCAGTTATGACAAGACGCACAAGGCAAAGAACGTgctgacagtaggctatatcaaacacactctacacacacggacacacattcACGGCAGGGACAGAGATGAAATCCAACAAAATTGGGCAAGCAGCTATATAGCAAGCTAGCCGCGGGACCGATGATCACAGGTCCCGTGGAAAGGAGCAGCCGGGCACAACGAATCCGTGGGCAAAACGTAGCATGGAAAGACGGTCAGCAAAGCAGCAGATGTTCAGCGCCGATGTAGCCAAATGGCGGCCGCACCCCAGCTAACTAGCACTCCCTGAAATGCACAAGATCTCTACTTAACCATTAACATTAACCATTCAACTGATACTCAGGACGGCAACATACCTATAATTAGCAGCGTTGAGTCGCAGGCCCCAAGCTCTGATTTccaattaggggtttgcacggcgtgtcatcagatctggacatcgccatattggagatactcgcctcattagaaagcattaggcactgaagtaaatccctaacatcgtcaaggaaaatggttaattatttccgtgttttaggttgtaccaataggtcagactgaggaaaaacatctggtgtaggtatcgacttccaaaagttattaaaaaaccagggagaagGGACAATAATGCGAGACAGTTATCAGAGGAAcgggggcgcttgtggttgaacttggtacttcgtctccctcacccaactcatatggatctgcgctgccaataatccgtaatttctcgaaatatcgcgccttttcttgtggtccaagtcctgccctatatgcctttgcatcttagacgcatttttatgagcttttctgttgtttagacacggctacaatcacgtaagatatccaaagtgcataatacttgTGGTGGAAAAACTATCCACTTTCCCGAACCTCCAATCCAActagcactctgatgtcaaagacccgaaggagaacaccaagacgagagaagctgaagactgttgatcctttattcaccgtattgcaatGATAATACAATCCAAACAGCGTCAGGACTGGACCGTCAGGCAATAGAGTGATGAGTGGCAGCTGCTACCCCGATGAGATCCGATCTGAATGTGCCTGAGCTCTCTCTTTTATGCTCTCAGGGGCCTGGGAGGCGTTCCTATCCCCAGGAACGTCACCAGGCCCcttctagccaatcagaacgttttgggacctgagatattggtggaaactcctcctcatataaacattaaaaaatgtgtgttgctgGGCAGAATACATGTGTCCAGGTTCTATGTGTAATCTGTTGCCAGGCAGGTTACGTTTTTATTTGGTTCTATGTGTCACTTCAACTTtggtttctcttcctctccccggAAGGTCCCTGCCTTTCCTCTTTTGCTAGCCCCTTCTACTTCTGCCCTTCTGGTAAGCCCCTTTCTCTCCCAGGCCCTGTCTTGTTTACTTCCACTCTTAGCCTCTGACGGTCCAGTCTCATGACTTCCAGTAAACGTTGTCTTCCTCAAtaaaccagtacacacacaagtattattattatcatgtcCAGGCATGTCTAGATAGAATCCCCACATGTCCAGACATGTCCAGATAAAATCACCACATACTCCATTGTATTTCATTCACTaagtatcgccaatatggccgcgcgtgctgggttaccatagttaccggacagaacgtgacgtcggtgcaaacccctaatagctGGGCACACTCGGCTGGTGAAAGGGCTGCTGTAACCCAGGGTATTCTACAACATGAAACATTCCCTATAAGCCCAAGTTACAAAGTTAAACGAGTGGAAGGAGGAAAGGAGCTATTCATACCTGCGGCGCTACGGTGGAGCGAATAACCAAGGCAGACGTCGGATGGACAAGTAAACAAGGCAAGCGTTGCGTGCCGGTGACGTCACTTGTCAAAAGAAAAGTCCCGAGTTATAAAGGGGCTTGGTAATCGCAGTTGGCTCGCAGTTAACTGCCCAGAGCCACTCACAGCACAGCAAGTTAGGTACAGCGTTAGCCAGACAGCTGCATCCTGCTACACTAGCACTACTCTGTGAGAGATCTGCCACTGCCGCGACCAGGCGCACCGGCGGCACAGGGGATGTGGGGGATATGTACAGTACCCCGGGCCgtcatccccctcacttttgataaggaaaataGGTATAGgtatgctaaataaataatgtaatgtaaaactCCCAATTAaaagcatcacatcactaaccacagccatctaagactgcacaatcttgtattcactctgttggatatgtgaagccagtttgtctactggCATCCATCATAACATAATCCAGGCTACTTGCTTagcgtaaatcctcaaattatggctggggtcttttatttagcctactaaGGCTGCgaaaagcacagcacctttatttagACATTCGTTTGGAGCGCCATACTGGTAGGCTTttaaaagcataacattttcggattggtttgggatttaatttacttttggactgtttgaaaaaagtgctaaaagttgggactgatgggcactgaagtCTGTGGGGTATTTGATAGTTCACTATTacgtttcatgcagttgaaacaGTGTCGGGATTTTCACCGCTGTTTATTGCAATACAAGGCAGCCGTTCATTGAACATGGAAACTTTTTgcatagccaagtagcctaaattgagttattgtttaatttagcatgatttactttatattaaattcgtaggctggaatgccttgagtcgcgGTAACATAAAGTCTATGCGTCACGGTGCTGATCCACTAGCACTACACGacattttgtcgtgtcgcattccactctattcctatgggtgacgtcaagcgactttaacgcgcccgcaaagcattctgggaaggcagcgctgcatttgaaaaAATGCCACTCATCAAAAAGCTGGCCAAagcccatctttatgcaaattaatCTGTTGAACGCGACGCGACTATCCAATGAAAGCacgaggttgtaggtcctttgtttaaccacaacggtgcctgtgaaactttggttccgcttacaagacaaattaatgttttaatgatctcttccacgaccacctagtagtccataaaacaaacaaaactagaATTTGGAGGAATCTATTGACTgttggtagcctagaaatctagacgcaccctagcggcagcaaattacatttgctgccagggctagtctagcaactctccgttggcttgtgagctggaaaattaaacttctatcaggccaatcaaatcgtgtatagagacgtcaggcgggcttaacataatgattgatggcagagttgcaacggtttggcttgaattccctgctacttgaaaacaaagaagatggatgttgctgtttggcgaacagtgtgagacgagttaagctttttttaagttggcaaaagtgaactagccaactagctccgctggtgggaaaacacataggactcatagcgctgtcctattgcgtgctgagggaatttgaaagacaaccgattatcccgcccactcggactgagcactgcgaatggtgagtgcccagaccctacattttaatgtgggtctgtcTCGTCAGGCTagactgttggtgtttctggtgaggatttgagattgcattgagtagttaaataaaacaagatttcgaaatggcttgcatagtttgtataggctattaatgtgttatatactgttaagtacatgcctaaaattgtggtccatttgtggaaaagACACGTTAAAACGAACTGAATATGAGCTgctaactgacattttaaacgaAACGCCCACACATGGCTGAACGAGGGGAGGCAGCGAGACACCGTATGTCGTGTCGTGCGAGTGGATCAGCGCCATCAGGATCTGAGAGCTAGTGTTGGAGAACGACTTTTCTTTGCCAACAGTAttaacaatataataaaatattaagaagaggtcttatttcattgagttaaatcgaaacaatgtttTGCTGGTGGACTGATAGCCCTACTGGTAGGCAATTATTACCCTGTCTTGTATTTGGGGACCGGCCTTTATTTGttcggctataaatagaatcaatcccggcataatttgaggatttatggtatcatgtttattgataacaaactcaactaccctactgatcaactcgttttcactaaCTTATAAAATACAAATCTTACCAAACGtctttgttctaagacatttatttcaaacataatttcaagacacaaatatagcctattggctacttcagttaccttggtgataggcctagcctagcgtTCTTACGCATTCAGATGTGGGGTCCTAAACAAGAATTTAGCGGTGTTAGTGAGGAGTTCTTTGAAGCTTCGGATAAGGAGAATCGCAATGAATCCAGCAAAAAAACTAAAATGCatcacatctttttttttaaaaggcaaaCGTAGTAAGTTGACATACATTTTATTCATCCCCAGCCAACGTGTAATGGAAAAGTAATTTCCCCATATGTCGGATAGCATGCCATGTCCATTTTCTTAATGGCGTAGCataatgattagcctaaatcAAAGAGATAGTTTCACATTTACCTGAAGTTATAAATCTAGCCTGGATATTATATGGTATTTGTTTCAAtatgacagattttttaaatcatGTTCAATTAATGCAATGGTGTTCCTCTATGCAATgttcctctgtgttttttttatcatcggCCTTTTTATCATTTCCCTGGCTAAAGATAAAATGTCCTTGTGGGCTAATATTTTCAGGTAATTTCTGATGATGAGGCAGGTCCAAGTCAGGCTGAAATACACAGAGAGGATCAGctggaaggagagaaaaagacagaagaggaaggagagacagaaggagagatcGGAGAGGAGGCTGAAACTGAGAACATAATAATTACACCAACATATACCCAGCAATCAACCTGATCCTCATGTAATGATTAAACAAGTGCTTGGTGACAGAACATTATCATTCCAAAAATCTTGGTATGATAAGTACCCATGGCTGCATGTAAGTGAAGGTGTTGATGGTGTTCTGTGTTTTCAATGCTCCAAATACTTTAAAGCAGTGAAACCAACACAGGCAAAGAGTGCAGATGCAGCTTTTGTCAGTGCTGGTTTTAAGAACTGGAAAAAATCACTAGAGCGGTTTAGCCTGCATGAGAATTCAGAGGCCCACAATGTTGCTGTCCCAACAGCAGCATATGAAACAAGACCAATCAATACACAGCTAAGCAATGCACATATTGAACAACAGAATGAAAACAGGGCTAACCTGTTAAAGGTTATTGGTTATACACCTCTTGGGAATGTCAGAATGAGTTTATCAGTTTGGTGAGCTCATCAATTGTCCAGGCGATCAGAGATGAAATCCGTGCCATACCTGTATTGCAGTTTTCGGTTATAATGGATGGAACACAGGATGTGTCAGGCACTGAGCAAGAGTCCCTGTGTCTAGACTATGTTGATCATGATTTGGTAGTGCATGAGCAATTCATTGGGTTTTATGAAACCACATCAACAACAGGGGAAAGTCTTGCAAAGATTATCTTTGCTGTACTGTTGAGGCTGAATTTGCCCATATCAGGCCTTAGAGGTCAGTGGCCagttgcacaaagcaccttaagttaagtttttcccttaaaatctgatttaagggtcccttaaaataaaaacggTTGCACAAACACCCTTAAGTTTTCTCCTTAAGGGTTCCTTAACATTTTCCCTTAGTATTTAAGGGTTTGTCCTTATCTTGTAAGAAATCCcttaaactgttgcacaaaagacCTTAGTAGTCTAACTAATGGGGAAAATCCTAAGGGACATCTGACTCTACCTTAACCATATTATTAACTGAATTGATGCTGATAAATGAAGTTTATTAACTACTTTTGACCATTCAAAACATTATAAAAATATGCTTCCTCTGTCAAAtagataggcctatcagaaacatgccgtattgttattgtttggtttacgtaggctaacgttaacaattcatgtggatgtcttgttagcctatgagcttcggttcggttcgctaggcaaaacgttggtgcactgatgacagtcaggataatttctaacttgccaactagtattgttcagttcatgtatataacatgttttacttgctacctggataatttccgctaatattattaaggtaagATGAACGATAAGATATAAGCACAGTGTTCGGTGGGTTAACTAACAACATCGCGGCAAAGGCAGTTAGCTAggctacagctgttgaacaatctctgtggaaactatagaattttcatgcCGGAAAATCCCTTTCAGTGCAGTAAATCCCTTGACGTTTCTCCTTAACTAAGGAAAcattttaaggtattctgtgcaacacccttaagtaAATCCCTTACCTGAGGAGAAATGAagtcttaagggtcatacttaagggaaaaaacttaaggtgctttgtgcaaccggccacagGCCTATGATGGGGCTGCCAATATGGCTGATACCAGGGCTTGCATGATAGATTGCAATAATGGTAATGTTGTACTGGGCCTTATGCTTGCCCTAGAAGTCATAGGTGAACTAGAGATACTAAATGTATCTCTCCAGAAGAATACAGAGACAGTGAAGGGCATGCTCTCTGCAGTCTCCCTCATTCAAGACAGCATGAGGGCAAAAAGAGACCCTGAACGCTTTCAAATGATCTTTCAGGAGGCAGTGGACAAGTGTGACAATCTGTCTTTAAGAGCCTTTTGTTTTACCACACACTCATAGGCCTCCCAAAAGGTACTCTGGACAGGGCCCTTCTTACACTCTGGATCTGCCTTGGATTTTTACAGGACAGAGTTCTACCGCGTCTTAGACACAGTAGATACACAAATGACGGAGAAATGTAAGAAACCAGGCACAGAAATGGTCAAACACTTAGAAAACACACTTGTGACTGGCATTACAGATTATACTGTTCTTAAATATCCAGAGCTGA is from Alosa alosa isolate M-15738 ecotype Scorff River chromosome 15, AALO_Geno_1.1, whole genome shotgun sequence and encodes:
- the LOC125308560 gene encoding olfactory receptor 10J5-like, which translates into the protein MLNVTFTLEAYKRIHNQRFIFAAILTLLYPVIIFANLLIIYVISMERSLHKPMYILICNLACINFRAAITLSITASLQICGNVIEKIYCDNYSVVKLACSDSTSNNIYSTIVTFYSVLLPFFIIIYSYIRIIFICLQLTRKGRTKLMNTCMPHIVSITSFFIGCAFELFQSRFDLTHVPYTVRVILSLYFLILAPILNPVIYGAKTEKINETIKTKISNRLLQEMSFEDHRRLTAGLLERQPGLIFNLLMEHQQRHGAPTSAEYCLDEGYLRIHRQYREDLTAFGNKKTSNTSKTKAQSASKLVAAWKADPVKDKECH